A genomic region of Serratia fonticola contains the following coding sequences:
- a CDS encoding heme-degrading domain-containing protein, producing MNIDEDLQALAAQETTLAFNHFDHTTAWELGVALKNTAEQRHLSIAIEIQLAGQTRFYYAMPGITPDIADWVRRKRNVVKHFHKSSYAVGLRLQQRQVTLEERYGLSVHDYAAHGGAFPINLVNIGCIGTISISGSPHLEDHHLLVSTLARFLGLSLPAVH from the coding sequence ATGAATATTGATGAAGATTTACAAGCGCTGGCTGCACAGGAAACGACATTAGCCTTCAACCATTTCGATCACACCACCGCCTGGGAGTTAGGCGTAGCACTGAAAAATACCGCAGAACAACGTCACTTGTCGATCGCTATCGAGATCCAACTCGCCGGACAAACGCGGTTCTACTATGCCATGCCCGGAATTACCCCGGATATTGCCGACTGGGTTCGCCGCAAACGCAACGTGGTCAAACATTTCCATAAAAGTTCTTATGCCGTTGGTCTGCGCCTGCAGCAGCGCCAAGTGACACTTGAAGAACGGTATGGCCTTAGCGTACACGACTACGCAGCCCATGGCGGCGCGTTTCCTATCAACCTGGTAAATATCGGCTGTATTGGAACTATTTCTATTTCCGGCTCACCGCACTTGGAGGACCATCACCTGCTGGTCAGCACTCTTGCTCGCTTTCTCGGCTTATCCCTGCCTGCGGTACACTAA